The nucleotide sequence ACGAGCGAATTATACTACCTTCGCTGATGGTCAAGCTGCATTAGACGTATTAACGGCGAAGCACAATAAACGTATTATGCAAGACCCTGAGTTTTCTTATATTTATGAAGACATTGAAGAATATAAAGAAAACAAAGATAAAAACTATATCTCGCTAGTAAAGTCTGAGCGAGAAGCCGATAAGAAAGAAGCTGAAGAAAAGTCGCTAGCGCGCGCTAATGAGCGTTTACAGCGCCTTGGTATGGAAACCGTGGCTTCGTTAGACGATTTGCCTGAAGACATGGATGAGCTTGATCCTTTCTTGGATGAAGCAGCAAATATCACCTTCGATATGATTCAAACAGGCAGATACGCAATAACAAGAAATTAAAGGTTGTCGATGAAGGGCTGGTCTATGGCCAGCCCTTTTTTTGTGTCTGACATCCGCATACAACAATAATAAAGGGAAACGACATGGCTATCAGAGGCGAATTCTCTTCGCGCATAGGGTTTGTGTTGGCCGCGGCAGGGTCAGCAGTGGGATTAGGCAATATTTGGGGGTTCCCGACGAAGGTGGCAAGCAATGGCGGTGCCGCTTTTGTATTAGTTTACCTTTTACTCGCCTTCGTATTGGCCTATCCAGTATTAATGGCCGAACTCATCATAGGGCGAAGTTCTCGCGCTAATATGGTGGACGCGCTGGGTAAAATTTCCGGCAATTTCGTTGGCCGAGCCACAGGTTTGTGGGGGTGCGTAACTGTCTCCCTTATTCTCGCGTTTTATGCCATTGTGGGTGGTTGGATGCTAGTGTATTTCGCCGACGCCGCCGTAAGCCTGTTCGGCTTAACCAGTGCAAGCGAGTGGCTGCTTACTGATTCAGTTACGCGTAACGTGATATTCTGTTTTCTTTTCATGGCATTAACGGCGTTTATCGTGGTGGGTGGTGTAAAAGCCGGAATTGAGAAGTGGTCTGTTCGTTTAATGCCCACATTGGTTCTGCTCATCATAGCACTGATTGTTTACGTAAGTTTTCAGCCCGGCGCCATTGAAGGCTGGAGCGCTTATTTAGTGCCTGACTTTTCTCGAGTGCTCGATCCTGACTTACTTATCAATGCCATGGGGCAAGCATTTTTCTCTATGTCGTTAGGTGTTGGTACCATGCTGGTCTACGGTTCCTACTTAAGCAAAAAAGAAAACCTTCCCTCAATCGGTGCATCTGTTGCGCTAGTGGACATTGGTGTTGCCGTTATCGCAGGTATGCTCATCATTCCAGCCATGTACGTGGCACTTAATAACGGTGTAGAGATCTTTACGCCAGACGGCGCGCTTATCCAAGGCGACACACTCATTTTCAAGGTTTTGCCTGCATTATTTGATACTATTGGCGGTGTCGGCATTTTTGTTGCTTTTACTTTCTTTGCGTTAATGGCCATTGCGGCAGTTACGTCTTCAATTTCGATGCTAGAAGTGCCTGTCGCTTACATGGTAGAAAGCAAAGGGTTAGTAAGAAAGAAAGCGGTTTTGCTCATGGCGTCAATTATCTTTGGGTTGAGCTGCATTATCATTGTCAATTTCTCAACCTTATTTGGATTTGTCATCGCACTAACAACAGAATACAGTCAGCCGCTACTCGGCCTTGTATTATGCATCTTTGCGGGTTGGATTTGGAAACGCGACGCCATTTTAGCGGAACTCAAAGAGGGTGATGAAAACGCTGAACACAGTGTTTTTTGGAAAATTTGGCCTTGGTATGTTCGTTTTGTCTGCCCGGTCATCATTGCGCTCATGTTTTATCGCTCCGTAATGTAAACAGTAGGTTTTTAAAAATATAACAATGAAAAAAGAACTAAAAACACCATCATTACTTGATGCACTTATCCCCATAGTTTCCTTGGTTATCATGATGGGAAGTGCCGTTTTCCTATTTGAAGATGACTCCTCTTATGGTCCTAATCAAATCGCCTTGCTTTTGGCGATGGGCTTAGCCGCTATCATTGGTATGAAAAACGGCCATACTTGGAAAGCCATTGAAAAAGGCATCGTAGACGGTATATCCATGTCACTAGGGGCCTGTCTAATCTTGCTGGCAGTCGGCTCTTTGATTGGGACATGGATGCTAGCGGGTACGGTGCCCACGCTTATCTATTTTGGCTTAGAACTCCTTAATCCTTCGTTCTTTTATGCTGCAACCTGCTTAATTTGCGCTGTAGTAGCAATGAGTATAGGCAGTTCATGGACAACCGCTGCAACGGTTGGTGTGGCACTCATGGGGGTTTCTGCAGGCATGGAAATGTCTACCGCGATTACTGCAGGTGCAGTGGTATCGGGCGCTTATTTCGGCGATAAAATATCACCGCTATCCGAAACCACTAACTTAGCGCCAGCAGTAGCAGGCACCGATTTGTTCGAGCACATCCGTTATATGCTTTGGACCACCATACCCAGCTTTGTGATTGCTTTATTGTTGTTTGTATTCTTAGGGTTTAGCGAAGTAGGTGAAGCGAAAGCTGAACGTATTGAGCAAATGCAATTACTCTTAGGTGAATCGTTTGACCTTAGTTGGTACATGCTCGTGCCCTTAGTGGTTCTGTTAACCTTAGCGGTGAAGAAAATGCCAGCCTTTCCCGCGGTATTTATTGGTGCGTTGCTAGGTGGTGTTTGGGCGGTCGTTTTTCAATGGGATTTAGTTTCATCAATGGCAAGTGAAGGCGACAGTGCTAGCATAGGTGCGCTAAAAGTCGTTTGGATTGCCTTGTTTGACGGCGTGAGCTTTTCTACCCCAGATGAAAACCTAAATAGTTTGCTTTCTCGCGGCGGCATGTCGTCCATGCTCAATACCATCTGGCTGATTATTTGTGCTATGTCATTTGGCGCAGTACTTGAACGAGTAGGGCTATTAAAACGTGCTGTTTCGGCCATTCTGCTCGGTGCAAAATCGGCCGGTGATATGGTTAGCAGAACCATACTAACTTGCTTTGCCACTAACTTAGTTACAGCAGATCAATATATTTCTATCGTCATGCCAGGACGTATGTATAAAGAAGAATTTAAAAAGCGCGGACTAGACCAACTTAACCTATCTCGCAGCTTAGAAGACGGTGGCACATTAACCTCGCCACTTATTCCTTGGAATACCTGTGGCGCTTACATGCACAGTGTTCTACTGGTCAATCCATTTGATTATATTTTCTATGCATTCTTCAATGTTATTAATCCAATATTAGCCATCATTTATGCTTACCTTGGAATAAAGATACTTCGTTTAACACCACCGCAAGGTTCAACAGGTGCCAACGAAGCTAGTCAGTAATGTTGTTGCGTAGAATTTCTGTTAGGAGAATCTATGTCAGTACACGTAAAAAAGAGGGCGGATTATCAACCGCCCGCTTTCCTTATCTCAACGGTCAATTTAACCGTTAATCTTCATCCAACTGCCACCCGCGTCGTCAGCGTACTCACTATCAACAGGCAGGGTGACCACAACAAACCATTAGTATTAGATGGGGATAAATTAACGCTCAAATCCCTACTGTTAAACAAAAATGACTTTTCAGATTTCACACTCAGTGACGAAGGTCTCACCATTAATACCGACGAGGATACGTTCGAATTAGAAATTCACACAGAAATAGACCCTAAAAATAACAAAGCGCTTGAAGGCTTGTATTTGTCTGGTGGCGCCTATTGTACGCAGTGTGAAGCAGAAGGGTTTCGTCGTATTACCTATTTTATGGACCGACCAGATATTTTGGCCGTTTATACGGTTACTGTGGTGGGCGACACTGATTTACCCATGCTATTGTCTAACGGTA is from Alteromonas australica and encodes:
- the nhaC gene encoding Na+/H+ antiporter NhaC, yielding MKKELKTPSLLDALIPIVSLVIMMGSAVFLFEDDSSYGPNQIALLLAMGLAAIIGMKNGHTWKAIEKGIVDGISMSLGACLILLAVGSLIGTWMLAGTVPTLIYFGLELLNPSFFYAATCLICAVVAMSIGSSWTTAATVGVALMGVSAGMEMSTAITAGAVVSGAYFGDKISPLSETTNLAPAVAGTDLFEHIRYMLWTTIPSFVIALLLFVFLGFSEVGEAKAERIEQMQLLLGESFDLSWYMLVPLVVLLTLAVKKMPAFPAVFIGALLGGVWAVVFQWDLVSSMASEGDSASIGALKVVWIALFDGVSFSTPDENLNSLLSRGGMSSMLNTIWLIICAMSFGAVLERVGLLKRAVSAILLGAKSAGDMVSRTILTCFATNLVTADQYISIVMPGRMYKEEFKKRGLDQLNLSRSLEDGGTLTSPLIPWNTCGAYMHSVLLVNPFDYIFYAFFNVINPILAIIYAYLGIKILRLTPPQGSTGANEASQ
- a CDS encoding sodium-dependent transporter, with amino-acid sequence MAIRGEFSSRIGFVLAAAGSAVGLGNIWGFPTKVASNGGAAFVLVYLLLAFVLAYPVLMAELIIGRSSRANMVDALGKISGNFVGRATGLWGCVTVSLILAFYAIVGGWMLVYFADAAVSLFGLTSASEWLLTDSVTRNVIFCFLFMALTAFIVVGGVKAGIEKWSVRLMPTLVLLIIALIVYVSFQPGAIEGWSAYLVPDFSRVLDPDLLINAMGQAFFSMSLGVGTMLVYGSYLSKKENLPSIGASVALVDIGVAVIAGMLIIPAMYVALNNGVEIFTPDGALIQGDTLIFKVLPALFDTIGGVGIFVAFTFFALMAIAAVTSSISMLEVPVAYMVESKGLVRKKAVLLMASIIFGLSCIIIVNFSTLFGFVIALTTEYSQPLLGLVLCIFAGWIWKRDAILAELKEGDENAEHSVFWKIWPWYVRFVCPVIIALMFYRSVM